One region of Solanum pennellii chromosome 6, SPENNV200 genomic DNA includes:
- the LOC107022942 gene encoding uncharacterized protein LOC107022942 — translation MSYSMGSQAVFLATAVAVSAGIIVLFLRENYFPNAELEVNKNAQNPPQGKTILKSCLSSGEKKKKKKRVHFAADVRDSGKNGEEYRRRLYRKCCEKNIMDMPANPTALYDGILKESGYLTGFSY, via the exons ATGTCCTATTCAATGGGCTCACAAGCCGTTTTTTTGGCAACAGCTGTAGCCGTTTCAGCCGGCATTATCGTTCTCTTCCTTCGggaaaattattttccaaatgCAGAGCTTGAAGTTAACAAGAATGCTCAAAATCCTCCACAGGGAAAAACTATTCTCAAATCTTGCTTATCTTcag gtgaaaagaagaagaagaagaaaagggttCATTTTGCAGCAGATGTGAGAGATTCAGGCAAAAATGGGGAAGAGTACAGAAGAAGACTATATAGAAAATGTTGTGAGAAGAATATTATGGATATGCCAGCGAATCCTACAGCTTTGTACGATGGAATTCTCAAAGAAAGTGGGTATCTTACGGGATTCTcttattga
- the LOC107021442 gene encoding uncharacterized protein LOC107021442 isoform X1, producing the protein MHGHTSCGHSSGCLGSVSKTKLTSSVHEHLKEKKHLDHLVHKAKLSADFWSTSTGDMDNYSAAQSQGSISSISTSTQAPDAHGAANTNNHSEFVNHGFIRWNQIRQQWVGRKSPEKQPKQLLEPKLSWNATYDSLLGSNKPFPKRIPLAEMVDFLVDVWEQEGMYD; encoded by the exons ATGCATGGG CACACTTCATGTGGACATAGCAG TGGTTGTCTGGGGTCCGTTAGTAAAACCAAATTAACTTCTTCAGTTCATGAGCATCTGAAGGAGAAGAAACATCTAGATCATTTAGTACATAAAGCTAAACTGTCGGCAGATTTTTGGAGTACCAGTACGGGTGACATGGACAACTACAGTGCAGCTCAATCACAAGGAAGCATCTCGTCAATTAGTACATCTACTCAGGCACCCGATGCTCATGGCGCTGCAAATACAAACAACCATTCTGAATTTGTAAATCATG GATTTATTCGCTGGAACCAAATCAGACAGCAGTGGGTTGGACGAAAAAGTCCGGAGAAGCAACCAAAACAGCTTCTTGAACCCAAATTAAG tTGGAATGCTACTTATGATAGTCTGCTGGGGAGCAACAAGCCATTTCCCAAGCGTATCCCACTTGCT gaAATGGTAGATTTTCTTGTAGATGTTTGGGAGCAGGAAGGAATGTATGATTGA
- the LOC107021442 gene encoding uncharacterized protein LOC107021442 isoform X2 produces MHGCSGCLGSVSKTKLTSSVHEHLKEKKHLDHLVHKAKLSADFWSTSTGDMDNYSAAQSQGSISSISTSTQAPDAHGAANTNNHSEFVNHGFIRWNQIRQQWVGRKSPEKQPKQLLEPKLSWNATYDSLLGSNKPFPKRIPLAEMVDFLVDVWEQEGMYD; encoded by the exons ATGCATGGG TGCAGTGGTTGTCTGGGGTCCGTTAGTAAAACCAAATTAACTTCTTCAGTTCATGAGCATCTGAAGGAGAAGAAACATCTAGATCATTTAGTACATAAAGCTAAACTGTCGGCAGATTTTTGGAGTACCAGTACGGGTGACATGGACAACTACAGTGCAGCTCAATCACAAGGAAGCATCTCGTCAATTAGTACATCTACTCAGGCACCCGATGCTCATGGCGCTGCAAATACAAACAACCATTCTGAATTTGTAAATCATG GATTTATTCGCTGGAACCAAATCAGACAGCAGTGGGTTGGACGAAAAAGTCCGGAGAAGCAACCAAAACAGCTTCTTGAACCCAAATTAAG tTGGAATGCTACTTATGATAGTCTGCTGGGGAGCAACAAGCCATTTCCCAAGCGTATCCCACTTGCT gaAATGGTAGATTTTCTTGTAGATGTTTGGGAGCAGGAAGGAATGTATGATTGA
- the LOC107021442 gene encoding uncharacterized protein LOC107021442 isoform X4, which produces MHGHTSCGHSSGCLGSVSKTKLTSSVHEHLKEKKHLDHLVHKAKLSADFWSTSTGDMDNYSAAQSQGSISSISTSTQAPDAHGAANTNNHSEFVNHVLFIQDLFAGTKSDSSGLDEKVRRSNQNSFLNPN; this is translated from the exons ATGCATGGG CACACTTCATGTGGACATAGCAG TGGTTGTCTGGGGTCCGTTAGTAAAACCAAATTAACTTCTTCAGTTCATGAGCATCTGAAGGAGAAGAAACATCTAGATCATTTAGTACATAAAGCTAAACTGTCGGCAGATTTTTGGAGTACCAGTACGGGTGACATGGACAACTACAGTGCAGCTCAATCACAAGGAAGCATCTCGTCAATTAGTACATCTACTCAGGCACCCGATGCTCATGGCGCTGCAAATACAAACAACCATTCTGAATTTGTAAATCATG TTCTCTTTATTCAGGATTTATTCGCTGGAACCAAATCAGACAGCAGTGGGTTGGACGAAAAAGTCCGGAGAAGCAACCAAAACAGCTTCTTGAACCCAAATTAA
- the LOC107021442 gene encoding uncharacterized protein LOC107021442 isoform X3, with translation MGGCLGSVSKTKLTSSVHEHLKEKKHLDHLVHKAKLSADFWSTSTGDMDNYSAAQSQGSISSISTSTQAPDAHGAANTNNHSEFVNHGFIRWNQIRQQWVGRKSPEKQPKQLLEPKLSWNATYDSLLGSNKPFPKRIPLAEMVDFLVDVWEQEGMYD, from the exons ATGGG TGGTTGTCTGGGGTCCGTTAGTAAAACCAAATTAACTTCTTCAGTTCATGAGCATCTGAAGGAGAAGAAACATCTAGATCATTTAGTACATAAAGCTAAACTGTCGGCAGATTTTTGGAGTACCAGTACGGGTGACATGGACAACTACAGTGCAGCTCAATCACAAGGAAGCATCTCGTCAATTAGTACATCTACTCAGGCACCCGATGCTCATGGCGCTGCAAATACAAACAACCATTCTGAATTTGTAAATCATG GATTTATTCGCTGGAACCAAATCAGACAGCAGTGGGTTGGACGAAAAAGTCCGGAGAAGCAACCAAAACAGCTTCTTGAACCCAAATTAAG tTGGAATGCTACTTATGATAGTCTGCTGGGGAGCAACAAGCCATTTCCCAAGCGTATCCCACTTGCT gaAATGGTAGATTTTCTTGTAGATGTTTGGGAGCAGGAAGGAATGTATGATTGA
- the LOC107023273 gene encoding uncharacterized protein LOC107023273 has protein sequence MLLRSSSSSNCILNSWISNFRTPLSTSIQLNYDENYCYCNRREMDGPDQKKNNNPMNKISIRNSYSNIELSSSTYNDEVKTTKFGSSEDYCAAPEDGGGGKVYSGGCWTGGGSGGDGSGSGSGSGSDNSNGWHGNENTEAYYKKMIETYPRNALLLANYARFLKEVKGDLVKAEEYCGRAVVLNPRDGNVLSLYADLIWLTQKNASRANAYFDQAVKFDPHDCYVVASYARFLWDAEEELKK, from the exons ATGTTATTACGAAGCTCATCATCATCGAATTGCATACTTAATTCATGGATATCCAATTTCAGAACCCCGTTATCAACGTCCATTCAGcttaattatgatgaaaattaCTGTTATTGCAATAGGAGAGAAATGGACGGTCCTGatcagaagaaaaacaataatCCTATGAACAAAATAAGCATAAGGAATTCTTATTCCAACATAGAATTATCATCATCAACTTATAATGACGAAGTTAAGACGACGAAATTCGGATCATCGGAGGATTATTGCGCTGCACCGGAAGACGGAGGCGGAGGTAAAGTCTACAGCGGTGGCTGTTGGACCGGTGGTGGCAGTGGTGGAGATGGTTCGGGTTCGGGTTCAGGTTCAGGTTCGGATAATTCAAATGGTTGGCATGGGAATGAAAATACAGAAGCGTATTACAAGAAAATGATCGAAACTTACCCGAGAAATGCACTTTTACTTGCAAACTACGCAAGGTTTTTGAAAGAG GTTAAGGGGGATTTAGTAAAAGCAGAAGAATATTGCGGAAGAGCTGTAGTGTTAAATCCAAGAGATGGGAATGTGTTGTCACTTTATGCAGATCTAATTTGGTTAACTCAAAAAAATGCATCTCGTGCCAATGCTTATTTTGATCAAGCTGTTAAATTTGACCCTCATGATTG TTATGTAGTGGCATCATATGCTAGGTTCTTGTGGGATGCTGAGGAGGAAttgaagaagtaa
- the LOC107023272 gene encoding methyl-CpG-binding domain-containing protein 11-like, translating into MASPMEKGSHDDEIVSVELPAPRSWKKLFTPKQGGTPKKSEVVFISPTGEEVKNRKQLEQYLKAHPGSPAISEFDWSTGETPRRSARISEKVKAMRPPSLLESPKKKRRTSSGTKKDSKEKAAAKAEMGSAENKGMESSKEENENLEKKAGEAEAEMQDKGKKEAEAVVEDERIEDAKLPPAEKPDSESEEFHSADDGNQDKSENAEAEMEDKKKKEVEAVEEDECLKGDELPSVDEREPESEEVHSADVGKHNKSENAGIEEKQASEEKLDSQNKPEELAAEGTNVTVGGSAVQAEHAADGISKDAHSNDGEDRPKEEEKETEGTELAMENNNINQPGLVHPQQHQSPAPISC; encoded by the exons aTGGCAAGTCCAATGGAGAAGGGGAGTCATGATGATGAAATTGTGTCGGTGGAGCTTCCTGCACCTCGTTCTTGGAAAAAATTG TTCACCCCAAAGCAAGGGGGTACACCAAAGAAGAGTGAGGTAGTATTCATCAGTCCAACAGGAGAGGAGGTCAAAAACCGCAAACAGTTGGAGCAGTATCTCAAAGCACATCCTGGAAGCCCTGCTATATCAGAATTTGATTGGAGTACTGGTGAGACTCCAAGGAGATCAGCAAGGATCAGTGAGAAGGTCAAGGCAATGAGACCACCTTCACTACTTGAATCACCAAAGAAAAAACGCCGGACATCCTCTGGTACAAAGAAAGATAGCAAGGAAAAGGCTGCTGCAAAAGCTGAGATGGGAAGTGCAGAAAATAAAGGGATGGAATCTtccaaagaagaaaatgaaaacttGGAGAAGAAAGCTGGAGAAGCAGAAGCTGAAATGCAGGACAAGGGGAAGAAAGAGGCGGAAGCTGTGGTAGAAGATGAGCGCATAGAGGATGCTAAACTGCCCCCTGCGGAGAAGCCAGATTCTGAATCTGAGGAATTTCACAGTGCTGATGACGGCAATCAGGACAAGTCGGAAAATGCAGAAGCTGAAATGGaggacaagaagaagaaagaggtgGAAGCTGTGGAAGAAGATGAGTGCTTAAAAGGTGATGAACTGCCCTCTGTGGACGAGCGAGAGCCTGAATCTGAGGAAGTTCACAGTGCTGATGTTGGTAAACATAACAAGTCAGAAAATGCAGGTATAGAGGAAAAACAAGCATCTGAAGAAAAGCTGGACTCTCAAAACAAACCAGAAGAACTCGCTGCAGAAGGGACCAATGTCACCGTAGGAGGGAGTGCCGTCCAAGCAGAACATGCTGCTGACGGGATATCTAAGGATGCCCACAGCAATGATGGTGAAGATAGGCCGAAAGAGGAGGAGAAAGAAACCGAAGGAACTGAGTTAGCTATggaaaataacaatattaatcAGCCAGGGCTGGTTCATCCCCAGCAGCATCAATCACCTGCGCCTATTAGCTGCTGA
- the LOC107023274 gene encoding phosphatidylcholine:diacylglycerol cholinephosphotransferase 1-like, whose protein sequence is MNAETLHLRYSSSSSFNTRSHSSINEFQFENMEMEDDNKITDMKKRPPSEFGDSGWLSNTFFMRLTARDVFGVVKNHPIPCIFATTLFFFMGVEYTLHMVPSSSPPFDLGFVATRSLHRLLDSKPALNTVLAGLNTGFVGMQMVYIVWAFLIEGRPRATIATLFMFTCRGILGYSTQLPLPEDFLGSGADFPVGNVSFFLFYSGHVAASVIASLDMKRMQRWKLSYLFDTLNVLQTVRLLSTRGHYTIDLAVGVGAGILFDSLSGKYEEKRKKELLAGSPDGSTNGAFHNSKLHENGEYSSVSAD, encoded by the exons CGAATTCCAATTTGAAAATATGGAAATGGAAGACGACAATAAAATTACTGACATGAAGAAAAGACCGCCTTCAGAATTCGGTGATTCAGGGTGGTTGAGCAATACATTTTTCATGAGATTGACGGCTAGGGATGTATTCGGTGTGGTGAAGAATCATCCCATACCGTGCATCTTCGCTACCACGTTGTTCTTCTTCATGGGCGTGGAATATACTCTTCATATGGTTCCATCTTCGTCCCCGCCTTTCGATCTCGGATTTGTTGCTACGCGTTCCCTGCATCGTTTGCTTGATTCAAAACCTGCTCTCAATACTGTTCTTGCTGGCCTTAATACG GGGTTTGTGGGAATGCAAATGGTGTACATAGTATGGGCTTTCTTAATTGAAGGGCGACCAAGAGCGACTATTGCAACTCTGTTCATGTTCACATGTAGAGGCATTCTTGGATATTCTACGCAGCTGCCATTACCAGAG GATTTTCTAGGGTCGGGAGCTGATTTTCCAGTAGGAAATGTGTCGTTTTTCTTGTTCTATTCAGGGCATGTTGCAGCATCAGTGATTGCATCGCTGGATATGAAACGTATGCAGAGATGGAAATTGTCTTATTTATTTGACACCTTGAACGTACTACAGACGGTGAGATTGTTGAGTACCAGGGGCCATTACACTATTGATTTGGCTGTTGGAGTTGGTGCTGGAATTTTGTTTGATTCTCTCTCTGGAAAATACGAGGAGAAGAGGAAAAAGGAATTGCTCGCAGGTAGTCCTGATGGCTCTACTAATGGTGCGTTTCATAACTCGAAATTACATGAAAATGGTGAATATTCAAGTGTTTCTGCAGATTAG